In Bacillus sp. NP247, one DNA window encodes the following:
- a CDS encoding CsbD family protein encodes MTKHDHGLKEKVEGAIDKVKGEVKEVVGKVTDNKKLQAEGKWDKVKGNAKDTVGNVKEKVHEYKEHK; translated from the coding sequence ATGACAAAGCATGATCATGGTTTAAAAGAAAAAGTAGAAGGTGCCATTGATAAGGTAAAAGGTGAAGTAAAAGAAGTTGTCGGAAAAGTAACGGACAATAAGAAATTACAAGCCGAAGGAAAATGGGATAAAGTAAAAGGTAATGCAAAAGATACAGTTGGTAATGTAAAAGAAAAAGTACATGAATATAAGGAACATAAATAA